A segment of the Streptomyces sp. ITFR-21 genome:
CGCCGACCCGGTCTCCGACGGCGCCGGGTACTTCGAGCGGTCGGCGATCATGTGTGAGCGCGCGCAGGAGACCGGCCTGTACCACTTCACCCGGGCGGTCGGCGTCCAGGAAACGCCCTTCCGCCGGGTCGAACCCCGTCCGTCCGTGACGTGGGGAAACTTCCCGCGGGGTCCGCACGGCACGTTCGAGGACGGCAGGGTGAAACCGCCGCCGGAACACGCCGTCTGAGTGCCACCGGCGTACCTGAGAGGATGCGGGTATGACGGAGACCACGATCGGGGTCGGTGGGGCCGCCGAGGGCACCGACATGGTGTTGAACATCGGGCCGCAGCATCCCTCGACGCATGGGGTGCTGCGGTTGCGGCTGGTGTTGGACGGGGAGCGGATCCTGCGGGCGGAGCCGATCGTCGGGTACATGCACCGAGGGGCGGAGAAGCTGTTCGAGGCGCGGGACTACCGGCAGATCGTGATGCTGGCGAACCGGCACGACTGGCTGTCGGCGTTCTCCAACGAGCTGGGCGTGGTGCTGGCGGTCGAGCGGATGCTCGGGATGGAGGTGCCGGAGCGGGCGGTGTGGACGCGGACGCTGCTGGCCGAGCTGAACCGGGTGCTGAACCACCTGATGTTCCTGGGCTCGTATCCGCTGGAGCTGGGCGGGATCACACCGATCTTCTACGCGTTCACCGAACGCGAGGTGGTGCAGCGGGTGATGGAGGAGGTCTCCGGCGGCCGGATGCACTACATGTTCAACCGGGTGGGCGGTCTGAAGGAGGACCTGCCGGCCGGGTGGCTGGGGCGGGTCAGGGAGGCCGTGGCCGGGGTGCGGTCGGGGATGGGCCGGTTCGACGACCTGGTGCTCGGCAACGAGATCTTCCGCGGCCGGACCCGGGGTGTCGGGGTGCTGGGGCGGGCGGACGTGCACGCGTACGGGGTGAGCGGGCCGATCGCGCGGGCCGCCGGGGTCGACTTCGACCTGCGGCGGGACGAACCGTACCTGGCCTACGGGGAGCTGCGGGACACCCTGAAGGTGGTGACCAGGACCGAGGGCGACTGCCTGGCCCGCTTCGAGGTGCTGCTCGGGCAGACCCACAACGCGCTGGACCTCGCGGACGCGTGCCTGGACCGGCTGGCGGAGCTGGCGCCGGGGCCGATCAACCAGCGGCTGCCGAAGGTGCTCAAGGCCCCCGAGGGGCACACCTACGCCTGGACCGAGAACCCGCTCGGCCTCAACGGCTACTACCTGGTGTCCAAGGGCGAGAAGACGCCCTACCGGCTCAAGCTGCGCTCGGCGTCGTACAACAACGTGCAGGCGCTGGCGGTGCTGCTGCCCGGACAGCTGGTGGCCGACATGGTGGCGATCCTGGGGTCGATGTTCTTCGTGGTCGGCGACGTCGACAAGTAGTCGGCGAGGGGGCGACGACTTCGACGGGGAGCGGACCGCGGGGCTGCGCGGGCCCGTACAGGGGCCTTGGGACGCCGTCAGGGGCCGGGCGCGGGGAACCGTGCGGCGGGCCGCCGTGCCCGGTGCCGCCCGGGAGACCTCCCGCGACGCGACCCGGCCCGACCGACAGCCCGGCTCAACCCGGCGCGGCTGCCCGGCCTCATGCCTTGGCGCGCAGCTCCGACATGTCCAGCTGCTCGGTGTCGTCGTGCGCGGTGAGGTCGATGACCTCGGAGGCGGGCTCGTCGGCCTTGCTGTGCTCCTCCTCGGACAAGCCCTGCGCGCCGGTCCGCGTGCCCGCCGGATCCGCGGCCGGACCGTCCTCGGCGTCGTCGTCCGGGTGGCCGGGCCCCTTCTGGGTGCCGAAGAAGTCGAAGCCGCCGACCGTGCGGTGCGGGGGCGTGCCGGGCGTTACGGGCGACCGCTGGGGCTGCGCGTACGGCAGTACGGCCGCCGCCACCGCGGGGATCAGCCGGTGCT
Coding sequences within it:
- a CDS encoding NADH-quinone oxidoreductase subunit D, which produces MTETTIGVGGAAEGTDMVLNIGPQHPSTHGVLRLRLVLDGERILRAEPIVGYMHRGAEKLFEARDYRQIVMLANRHDWLSAFSNELGVVLAVERMLGMEVPERAVWTRTLLAELNRVLNHLMFLGSYPLELGGITPIFYAFTEREVVQRVMEEVSGGRMHYMFNRVGGLKEDLPAGWLGRVREAVAGVRSGMGRFDDLVLGNEIFRGRTRGVGVLGRADVHAYGVSGPIARAAGVDFDLRRDEPYLAYGELRDTLKVVTRTEGDCLARFEVLLGQTHNALDLADACLDRLAELAPGPINQRLPKVLKAPEGHTYAWTENPLGLNGYYLVSKGEKTPYRLKLRSASYNNVQALAVLLPGQLVADMVAILGSMFFVVGDVDK